The following proteins are encoded in a genomic region of Doryrhamphus excisus isolate RoL2022-K1 chromosome 6, RoL_Dexc_1.0, whole genome shotgun sequence:
- the LOC131131244 gene encoding bromodomain-containing protein 1-like isoform X2 encodes MKKKARHQRPAALKRESSPIKPSPNRETLTYAQAQRMVELEVDGRVHRLSIYDKLDIITDDDPTAQEIMECNSNKENSEKPQQVLVRSVRLKNNQQKKNATLTPPSGDSHTSPSGLLEPKVRTVEYNLPVVPKRPAVYYKYTERTAEELDEEVEYDMDEEDYAWLEILNEKRKSEGISQVSNNLFEFLMDRFEKESYLATQGQSDLQSLVDEDAVCCICMDGDGADSNVILFCDSCNIAVHQECYGVPYIPEGQWLCRPCLQCPSQPAKCIFCPNRGGALKKTDDDRWGHVACALWVPEVGFSDTVFIEPIDGVRNIPPARWKLTCYLCKEKGAGACIQCDKMNCYTAFHVSCAQKAGLFMKMEPVKEVTTSGATSFSVKKTAYCCSHTPEGCDRRPLNIYEQSHPKNGACHKKSNRRGKIRAKSWQKKRSKRGEPEPEPDPEAPSTSGPSITASSFDTILNQVAVQRKRPFAEQVLSYWVLKRQSRNNVPLIRRLQANPQVPKSRQADRTEANQALKEQLKEWHRLRHDLERARLLLELIRKREKLKREEMKLQQSVLEVQLTPFNILLRAVLSQLQEKDQNNVFALPVSTKEVPDYLDHIKNPMDFSTMRKHIDSHCYRSLDEFEADFNLIIANCMKYNAKDTFFYRVAQRMQEHGGAILRRARKEAERIGFDFPSGLLLADAPKIEPPPPFSWEEVDRLLSPAYRQLTPLEDQLKELLEKLDLSKAMKNSPSRSKRLKLLKKTIMEVRSEISLKASHAPPRPTASELNPPHDPALTQPAEQPLPEPPASSSALEENSTPPTLELLSSSQPEEAPPTNLEPPSLKPVDHAPMELDSNGTSTSTTSVPHDKLNGHLPDSLLPNSNFPNEASGASNRRTNVFFRKSKSTSPQKPPKIPEVSPLPPLGAKTFLSVVIPRLETLLLPKKRPRSGSVDCEEDEESPIKRLGTGITNGFVVEQEEEDVSPPRLLEPRRRCASESSISSAGSVLSGTSTVVVPKNAKGRQAVARRNTVDDKSSLTSCTENAELSRAVKVSSEVWKPSAAFPFVLEPLKLVWAKCSGYPSYPALIMDPRARRTRPRYNGAELPHPPQDVLRVGERMQFRSAEKLFLVHFFDSKRSWQWLPRSKMAPFGIDQTLDRLKLLESRRSSLQKSVQLAFDRAMNHLNGVSGLEQSDD; translated from the exons ATGAAGAAGAAAGCGCGACATCAGCGCCCAGCGGCGCTGAAAAGGGAGTCTTCACCCATCAAACCGTCACCCAACCGGGAGACCCTGACATACGCGCAGGCTCAGCGGATGGTGGAACTGGAGGTGGACGGCCGTGTCCACCGACTGAGCATCTATGACAAGCTGGACATCATCACTGATGACGACCCCACGGCTCAGGAGATCATGGAGTGCAACAGCAACAAAGAAAACAGTGAGAAGCCCCAGCAGGTCCTGGTGCGGTCTGTGCGCCTCAAAAACAACCAGCAGAAGAAGAATGCAACGTTGACGCCACCATCCGGTGACAGCCATACTAGCCCCAGTGGCCTGCTGGAACCTAAAGTTAGAACAGTGGAGTACAATCTACCGGTGGTTCCAAAAAGGCCTGCGGTGTACTACAAGTACACGGAGCGGACAGCGGAGGAGCTGGATGAGGAGGTAGAATATGACATGGACGAGGAGGACTATGCCTGGCTGGAGATCCTCAACGAGAAGAGGAAGAGTGAGGGCATCAGCCAGGTGTCCAACAATCTCTTTGAGTTCCTTATGGACCGCTTTGAGAAGGAATCGTACTTGGCCACACAGGGTCAGAGCGACCTGCAGTCACTGGTTGACGAGGACGCTGTCTGCTGCATCTGCATGGATGGAGACGGAGCCGACAGTAACGTGATCCTCTTCTGCGACTCCTGCAACATTGCAGTACATCAGGAGTGTTATGGTGTGCCGTACATCCCGGAAGGCCAGTGGCTGTGCCGCCCCTGCCTTCAATGTCCATCACAGCCCGCCAAGTGCATCTTTTGCCCCAACCGAGGTGGCGCCTTAAAGAAGACTGATGATGACCGGTGGGGCCACGTGGCATGTGCCCTGTGGGTGCCCGAGGTTGGTTTCTCCGATACAGTATTCATCGAGCCCATTGACGGTGTACGCAACATCCCGCCCGCCCGCTGGAAACTGACATGCTACCTATGTAAAGAGAAAGGGGCGGGGGCATGTATCCAGTGCGACAAAATGAACTGTTACACTGCCTTTCACGTCAGCTGTGCGCAGAAGGCTGGCCTTTTCATGAAAATGGAGCCCGTAAAGGAAGTGACAACGTCTGGTGCTACCAGTTTCTCAGTGAAAAAGACAGCCTACTGCTGCAGCCACACACCCGAAGGCTGCGACCGCCGGCCGCTCAACATCTACGAGCAGTCGCACCCGAAAAACGGCGCCTGCCACAAGAAGAGCAACAGGCGAGGCAAAATTCGGGCAAAGTCCTGGCAAAAGAAGAGGAGTAAACGAGGGGAGCCAGAACCTGAACCTGATCCTGAGGCTCCTAGCACATCTGGGCCCAGCATCACAGCTTCAAG TTTCGACACCATTTTGAACCAGGTAGCTGTTCAGAGGAAGCGTCCTTTTGCTGAGCAGGTGTTGAGCTACTGGGTCCTGAAAAGGCAGTCCAGAAACAACGTGCCGCTGATCCGGCGCCTGCAGGCAAACCCGCAGGTGCCTAAGTCCAGGCAGGCG GATCGTACAGAAGCCAACCAGGCACTGAAGGAGCAGCTGAAGGAGTGGCATCGCCTCCGACATGACCTGGAGCGAGCTCGCCTGCTGCTGGAGCTCATCAGGAAGCGAGAGAAGCTTAAGAGGGAGGAG ATGAAGCTGCAGCAGTCAGTGCTAGAGGTCCAGTTGACCCCCTTCAACATCCTGCTGAGAGCAGTGCTCAGTCAGCTGCAGGAAAAGGATCAGAACAACGTCTTCGCTCTGCCCGTCAGCACCAAGGAG GTGCCAGACTACTTGGACCACATCAAGAACCCCATGGACTTCTCCACCATGAGGAAGCACATCGACAGCCACTGCTACCGCAGTCTGGATGAGTTTGAGGCCGATTTCAACCTCATCATCGCCAACTGTATGAAGTACAACGCCAAGGACACGTTCTTCTACAGGGTGGCTCAGAGGATGCAGGAACATGGGGGGGCCATCCTGCGCAGGGCCCGCAAAGAGGCAGAGAGAATCGGCTTCGACTTTCCCAGCGGATTGCTTCTGGCTGACGCACCGAAAATAGAGCCACCCCCCCCTTTCTCCTGGGAGGAAG TGGATCGCCTCCTGAGCCCCGCCTACCGCCAGCTGACCCCATTGGAGGATCAGCTAAAGGAGCTGCTGGAGAAGCTGGACCTGAGTAAGGCGATGAAGAACAGTCCATCACGTAGTAAGAGGCTCAAACTGCTCAAGAAGACCATCATGGAGGTTCGTAGTGAAATAAGTCTGAAGGCATCTCATGCGCCACCACGACCCACGGCATCAGAACTCAACCCGCCGCATGATCCAGCCCTCACCCAGCCAGCAGAGCAACCACTACCTGAACCTCCAGCATCTTCCAGTGCCCTAGAAGAGAACTCAACCCCTCCAACTTTAGAGCTGCTATCATCGTCACAGCCAGAagaagccccgcccacaaacttGGAGCCACCCTCCTTAAAGCCCGTGGACCACGCCCCCATGGAACTGGATAGCAATGGCACGTCTACCTCAACTACCTCAGTGCCCCATGACAAGCTCAATGGACACCTCCCTGATTCGCTGCTCCCCAACAGCAACTTTCCCAACGAAGCCTCTGGCGCCAGCAACCGAAGGACTAACGTCTTCTTTCGGAAATCCAAAAGCACCAGTCCACAGAAACCTCCCAAGATTCCAGAGGTGTCCCCTTTGCCACCACTGGGGGCCAAAACATTCCTGTCTGTGGTTATTCCTCGACTGGAGACGCTCCTCTTGCCGAAGAAGAGACCGAGGAGTGGCAGTGTCGACTGTGAGGAAGACGAAGAGTCGCCAATCAAGCGTTTGGGCACAG GGATCACCAACGGTTTTGTGGtggaacaggaagaggaggatgtcTCACCACCTCGGCTACTGGAGCCTCGCCGCCGCTGCGCCTCTGAGTCAAGCATCTCTTCAGCTGGCAGCGTTCTGTCAGGAACCAG CACTGTTGTTGTTCCGAAAAATGCCAAAGGGCGGCAGGCCGTGGCTCGACGCAACACCGTGGACGACAAAAGTAGTCTGACGTCCTGCACTGAGAACGCCGAGTTGAGCAGGGCCGTAAAGGTCTCGTCAG AGGTGTGGAAGCCCTCCGCTGCCTTCCCATTTGTTCTGGAGCCTCTTAAGCTAGTTTGGGCTAAATGTAGTGGATATCCCTCCTATCCCGCCCTG ATCATGGACCCCCGAGCGCGGAGGACGAGGCCCCGGTACAACGGGGCGGAACTTCCTCACCCACCACAGGACGTGCTCCGAGTCGGAGAGCGGATGCAGTTCAGGTCCGCAGAGAAACTCTTCCTCGTCCACTTCTTCGACAGCAAGCGCAGCTG GCAATGGCTTCCTAGATCCAAGATGGCTCCCTTCGGGATCGATCAGACACTTGACAGGCTTAAGCTGCTGGAGTCTCGCCGCTCCAGCTTGCAGAAGTCCGTGCAGCTCGCCTTCGACCGTGCTATGAACCACCTGAACGGCGTCAGTGGGCTAGAACAGAGTGACGACTGA
- the LOC131131244 gene encoding bromodomain-containing protein 1-like isoform X1, whose protein sequence is MKKKARHQRPAALKRESSPIKPSPNRETLTYAQAQRMVELEVDGRVHRLSIYDKLDIITDDDPTAQEIMECNSNKENSEKPQQVLVRSVRLKNNQQKKNATLTPPSGDSHTSPSGLLEPKVRTVEYNLPVVPKRPAVYYKYTERTAEELDEEVEYDMDEEDYAWLEILNEKRKSEGISQVSNNLFEFLMDRFEKESYLATQGQSDLQSLVDEDAVCCICMDGDGADSNVILFCDSCNIAVHQECYGVPYIPEGQWLCRPCLQCPSQPAKCIFCPNRGGALKKTDDDRWGHVACALWVPEVGFSDTVFIEPIDGVRNIPPARWKLTCYLCKEKGAGACIQCDKMNCYTAFHVSCAQKAGLFMKMEPVKEVTTSGATSFSVKKTAYCCSHTPEGCDRRPLNIYEQSHPKNGACHKKSNRRGKIRAKSWQKKRSKRGEPEPEPDPEAPSTSGPSITASSFDTILNQVAVQRKRPFAEQVLSYWVLKRQSRNNVPLIRRLQANPQVPKSRQADRTEANQALKEQLKEWHRLRHDLERARLLLELIRKREKLKREEMKLQQSVLEVQLTPFNILLRAVLSQLQEKDQNNVFALPVSTKEVPDYLDHIKNPMDFSTMRKHIDSHCYRSLDEFEADFNLIIANCMKYNAKDTFFYRVAQRMQEHGGAILRRARKEAERIGFDFPSGLLLADAPKIEPPPPFSWEEVDRLLSPAYRQLTPLEDQLKELLEKLDLSKAMKNSPSRSKRLKLLKKTIMEVRSEISLKASHAPPRPTASELNPPHDPALTQPAEQPLPEPPASSSALEENSTPPTLELLSSSQPEEAPPTNLEPPSLKPVDHAPMELDSNGTSTSTTSVPHDKLNGHLPDSLLPNSNFPNEASGASNRRTNVFFRKSKSTSPQKPPKIPEVSPLPPLGAKTFLSVVIPRLETLLLPKKRPRSGSVDCEEDEESPIKRLGTGITNGFVVEQEEEDVSPPRLLEPRRRCASESSISSAGSVLSGTSTVVVPKNAKGRQAVARRNTVDDKSSLTSCTENAELSRAVKVSSDHGPPSAEDEAPVQRGGTSSPTTGRAPSRRADAVQVRRETLPRPLLRQQAQLAMAS, encoded by the exons ATGAAGAAGAAAGCGCGACATCAGCGCCCAGCGGCGCTGAAAAGGGAGTCTTCACCCATCAAACCGTCACCCAACCGGGAGACCCTGACATACGCGCAGGCTCAGCGGATGGTGGAACTGGAGGTGGACGGCCGTGTCCACCGACTGAGCATCTATGACAAGCTGGACATCATCACTGATGACGACCCCACGGCTCAGGAGATCATGGAGTGCAACAGCAACAAAGAAAACAGTGAGAAGCCCCAGCAGGTCCTGGTGCGGTCTGTGCGCCTCAAAAACAACCAGCAGAAGAAGAATGCAACGTTGACGCCACCATCCGGTGACAGCCATACTAGCCCCAGTGGCCTGCTGGAACCTAAAGTTAGAACAGTGGAGTACAATCTACCGGTGGTTCCAAAAAGGCCTGCGGTGTACTACAAGTACACGGAGCGGACAGCGGAGGAGCTGGATGAGGAGGTAGAATATGACATGGACGAGGAGGACTATGCCTGGCTGGAGATCCTCAACGAGAAGAGGAAGAGTGAGGGCATCAGCCAGGTGTCCAACAATCTCTTTGAGTTCCTTATGGACCGCTTTGAGAAGGAATCGTACTTGGCCACACAGGGTCAGAGCGACCTGCAGTCACTGGTTGACGAGGACGCTGTCTGCTGCATCTGCATGGATGGAGACGGAGCCGACAGTAACGTGATCCTCTTCTGCGACTCCTGCAACATTGCAGTACATCAGGAGTGTTATGGTGTGCCGTACATCCCGGAAGGCCAGTGGCTGTGCCGCCCCTGCCTTCAATGTCCATCACAGCCCGCCAAGTGCATCTTTTGCCCCAACCGAGGTGGCGCCTTAAAGAAGACTGATGATGACCGGTGGGGCCACGTGGCATGTGCCCTGTGGGTGCCCGAGGTTGGTTTCTCCGATACAGTATTCATCGAGCCCATTGACGGTGTACGCAACATCCCGCCCGCCCGCTGGAAACTGACATGCTACCTATGTAAAGAGAAAGGGGCGGGGGCATGTATCCAGTGCGACAAAATGAACTGTTACACTGCCTTTCACGTCAGCTGTGCGCAGAAGGCTGGCCTTTTCATGAAAATGGAGCCCGTAAAGGAAGTGACAACGTCTGGTGCTACCAGTTTCTCAGTGAAAAAGACAGCCTACTGCTGCAGCCACACACCCGAAGGCTGCGACCGCCGGCCGCTCAACATCTACGAGCAGTCGCACCCGAAAAACGGCGCCTGCCACAAGAAGAGCAACAGGCGAGGCAAAATTCGGGCAAAGTCCTGGCAAAAGAAGAGGAGTAAACGAGGGGAGCCAGAACCTGAACCTGATCCTGAGGCTCCTAGCACATCTGGGCCCAGCATCACAGCTTCAAG TTTCGACACCATTTTGAACCAGGTAGCTGTTCAGAGGAAGCGTCCTTTTGCTGAGCAGGTGTTGAGCTACTGGGTCCTGAAAAGGCAGTCCAGAAACAACGTGCCGCTGATCCGGCGCCTGCAGGCAAACCCGCAGGTGCCTAAGTCCAGGCAGGCG GATCGTACAGAAGCCAACCAGGCACTGAAGGAGCAGCTGAAGGAGTGGCATCGCCTCCGACATGACCTGGAGCGAGCTCGCCTGCTGCTGGAGCTCATCAGGAAGCGAGAGAAGCTTAAGAGGGAGGAG ATGAAGCTGCAGCAGTCAGTGCTAGAGGTCCAGTTGACCCCCTTCAACATCCTGCTGAGAGCAGTGCTCAGTCAGCTGCAGGAAAAGGATCAGAACAACGTCTTCGCTCTGCCCGTCAGCACCAAGGAG GTGCCAGACTACTTGGACCACATCAAGAACCCCATGGACTTCTCCACCATGAGGAAGCACATCGACAGCCACTGCTACCGCAGTCTGGATGAGTTTGAGGCCGATTTCAACCTCATCATCGCCAACTGTATGAAGTACAACGCCAAGGACACGTTCTTCTACAGGGTGGCTCAGAGGATGCAGGAACATGGGGGGGCCATCCTGCGCAGGGCCCGCAAAGAGGCAGAGAGAATCGGCTTCGACTTTCCCAGCGGATTGCTTCTGGCTGACGCACCGAAAATAGAGCCACCCCCCCCTTTCTCCTGGGAGGAAG TGGATCGCCTCCTGAGCCCCGCCTACCGCCAGCTGACCCCATTGGAGGATCAGCTAAAGGAGCTGCTGGAGAAGCTGGACCTGAGTAAGGCGATGAAGAACAGTCCATCACGTAGTAAGAGGCTCAAACTGCTCAAGAAGACCATCATGGAGGTTCGTAGTGAAATAAGTCTGAAGGCATCTCATGCGCCACCACGACCCACGGCATCAGAACTCAACCCGCCGCATGATCCAGCCCTCACCCAGCCAGCAGAGCAACCACTACCTGAACCTCCAGCATCTTCCAGTGCCCTAGAAGAGAACTCAACCCCTCCAACTTTAGAGCTGCTATCATCGTCACAGCCAGAagaagccccgcccacaaacttGGAGCCACCCTCCTTAAAGCCCGTGGACCACGCCCCCATGGAACTGGATAGCAATGGCACGTCTACCTCAACTACCTCAGTGCCCCATGACAAGCTCAATGGACACCTCCCTGATTCGCTGCTCCCCAACAGCAACTTTCCCAACGAAGCCTCTGGCGCCAGCAACCGAAGGACTAACGTCTTCTTTCGGAAATCCAAAAGCACCAGTCCACAGAAACCTCCCAAGATTCCAGAGGTGTCCCCTTTGCCACCACTGGGGGCCAAAACATTCCTGTCTGTGGTTATTCCTCGACTGGAGACGCTCCTCTTGCCGAAGAAGAGACCGAGGAGTGGCAGTGTCGACTGTGAGGAAGACGAAGAGTCGCCAATCAAGCGTTTGGGCACAG GGATCACCAACGGTTTTGTGGtggaacaggaagaggaggatgtcTCACCACCTCGGCTACTGGAGCCTCGCCGCCGCTGCGCCTCTGAGTCAAGCATCTCTTCAGCTGGCAGCGTTCTGTCAGGAACCAG CACTGTTGTTGTTCCGAAAAATGCCAAAGGGCGGCAGGCCGTGGCTCGACGCAACACCGTGGACGACAAAAGTAGTCTGACGTCCTGCACTGAGAACGCCGAGTTGAGCAGGGCCGTAAAGGTCTCGTCAG ATCATGGACCCCCGAGCGCGGAGGACGAGGCCCCGGTACAACGGGGCGGAACTTCCTCACCCACCACAGGACGTGCTCCGAGTCGGAGAGCGGATGCAGTTCAGGTCCGCAGAGAAACTCTTCCTCGTCCACTTCTTCGACAGCAAGCGCAGCTG GCAATGGCTTCCTAG